In Rhodospirillales bacterium, the genomic window CCATGGGCTTCGCTTCGCGGAGACCTTCGGTGACTTCGGCTACACCATGAAAGTCCGGGCCGACGCGCTTCGTGACCTGGGTCCCGCGTTGTCGCCGCAGAACGCCTTCTACATCCTCACGGGCATCGAGACGCTGCCGATCAGGATGGAGCGGCACGTGGCGAACGCGCAAACCGTCGCCGAATACCTCGAGCAACACCCGGCCGTCGCCTGGGTGAGTTATGCCGGGCTGCCTTCAAGTCCGTATGCCGAGCTGGCCGCTAAGTACTTCCCCAAGGGACCGGGCGCGGTCTTCACGTTCGGGGTGCGCGGTGGCTACGACGCCGGCGTTCGGCTCGTCGAGAACGTCCAGATCTTCTCGCATCTCGCCAACATTGGCGACACCCGGAGCCTGGTCATCCATCCTGCTTCCACGACGCACAACCAGCTGACGGATGAGCAGAAAACCGCCGCCGGCGCGGGACCGGACGTGGTCCGGCTCTCCGTCGGCCTGGAAACCGCGAGCGACCTCATCCACGATCTCGACCAGGCGCTGGGCAACGCCTGAGGCTTGCTTCGGGCCGCCGGCGGTAGGCCTCCGCAGGCGGGCAGCAAGGCAGATCAGTTGGCGACGCTGATCGACAATTCCTTCCAGACGGCCTGGAGCGCGGACACCAGGTCCGCGATATCGGCATCGGTGTGGAGGGGCGTCGGCGTGAGGCGCAACCGCTCGCTGCCCCGCGCGACGGTCGGGTAGTTGATCGGCTGGACATAGATCTGGTAACGGTCGAGCAGCAGGTCCGTCGCCCGCTTGCAGATCACCGGATCGCCGACCAGCACCGGGACAATGTGCGAAGCGGAGGGCATGACGGGAAGGCCTGACTCCGCCAACGCCTGCTTCAGGGCGGCGACACGTTCCCGATGCAGGCGGCGCTCGACGTCGCTCGACTTCAGGTGCCGGACGCTGGCCAGCGCACCGGCGGCGACCGCCGGCGGCAGGGCTGTCGTGAAAATGAATCCCGGCGCATACGAACGGATGAAATCGACCACAGCGGCGGAGCCTGCGATGTAACCCCCGACCACGCCAAACGCCTTGGCCAGCGTGCCCTGGATGACCGTGATGCGATCCATCACGCCGTCGCGGGCCGCCACCCCGGCGCCGCGCGCCCCGTACATCCCAACAGCATGTACCTCATCGAGGTAGCTCATCGCGCCGTACCTGGCGGCGAGGTCGCAGAATGCCCCGATGGGTGCGATGTCGCCGTCCATTGAATACACCGACTCAAAGACGATGACCTTGGGACGCTCGGGGTCCGCCGCACGCAGCTTTTCCTCGAGGTCTGCCGGGTCGTTGTGACGAAAGATCCGCTTCTCGGTCATGGCGTGCCGGACACCGGCAATCATCGAGGCATGATTCGCCTCGTCGGAAAACAGGATGCAGCCCGGCAGGTGGCGCCCGATGGTGGACAGCGTGGCCTCGTTCGCCACGTAGCCGGACGTGAATAGAAGCGCCGCCTCCCGATCATGCAGGTCGGCAAGTTCCTGCTCCAGGAGCACGTGGCTGTGGGTCGTGCCGGAGATGTTGCGGGTCCCGCCTGCCCCGGCGCCGACCTCGTCGATCGCCTTCCGCATGGCGGACCGGACAACGTCGTGTTGTCCCATCCCCAGGTAGTCGTTGGAGCACCACACCGTGACAGGGGCGGCGCCACGTTCCGAATGCCGGACCGCGCGCGGAAAACGCCCGGCCTGCCGCTCCAGGTCGGCGAACACCCGGTACCGGCCTTCCGCCTTCAGATCGGCGATCCGATCGGAAAAAAACTGCTGGTAATCCATGTCGCAGTTTCCCGTCGCGAAGGCGGCCAGCCCTTCCAGCATGGGGCACCGCGCGCCACCCCTGACAGCAAGCACGAGCAGGCCTCGGTCCACGCCGGTAGACGCCCGGCCGCAAGATGGCCTATCGGCCCATCAGAACAGCAATGACGGTGAGGTGCCGCTAGGCCACCAACGTCTGCACACGAGCAAACGATGCCACATTCATACGCTAATGCAAGGAGCGTATCCCCTTCGGATCAGGCCGGCACGCCGACCGTCAGCCGCCCTCGGTCCTGCTCGGATACCCTTCTCCCGGCACGCCGCCGACAGTCTGTCGGAGGCTTCGTTGCCGCCAGCTACCTTGCCCGGCGCCAGCCGGCCGCAACCGCCTCTCGCTCCGAGCAAAACCACCTCTCTCCCTGTGTCGGATCAATGCGCGTGCGTTCATAGAAACGGCCGCCAGGAACATGGTAAATCCGTTCACCGCTCCGGCTGATGTTGCCCTTGATCCGGCAGTGCGGCCGCTGTGGGTCGGTCCGCTCGCCGGCATCCGCGAGCCGCCGGCCACGCCGCCACTCCCAGGGCGCCACGAACTTCCCTCGCCAGATTCCGCGA contains:
- the hemA gene encoding 5-aminolevulinate synthase, encoding MDYQQFFSDRIADLKAEGRYRVFADLERQAGRFPRAVRHSERGAAPVTVWCSNDYLGMGQHDVVRSAMRKAIDEVGAGAGGTRNISGTTHSHVLLEQELADLHDREAALLFTSGYVANEATLSTIGRHLPGCILFSDEANHASMIAGVRHAMTEKRIFRHNDPADLEEKLRAADPERPKVIVFESVYSMDGDIAPIGAFCDLAARYGAMSYLDEVHAVGMYGARGAGVAARDGVMDRITVIQGTLAKAFGVVGGYIAGSAAVVDFIRSYAPGFIFTTALPPAVAAGALASVRHLKSSDVERRLHRERVAALKQALAESGLPVMPSASHIVPVLVGDPVICKRATDLLLDRYQIYVQPINYPTVARGSERLRLTPTPLHTDADIADLVSALQAVWKELSISVAN